The following proteins come from a genomic window of Lycium ferocissimum isolate CSIRO_LF1 chromosome 4, AGI_CSIRO_Lferr_CH_V1, whole genome shotgun sequence:
- the LOC132054233 gene encoding uncharacterized protein LOC132054233, which translates to MASSRMSFTANFKSYTSIFLLFLLLAALTKCSFLEARNLEEDDQLGSSKLCDEIYVVEEGETLQTISDKCDDIFILEENTQINDADDVYPGLVLKITSRKLRLTLID; encoded by the coding sequence ATGGCGTCCTCAAGAATGTCGTTCACAGCAAATTTCAAGTCCTATAcctctatttttcttttatttttgttgcttgCCGCATTAACGAAGTGCTCTTTCTTGGAAGCTCGGAATCTTGAAGAAGATGATCAGCTAGGAAGCAGCAAATTGTGTGATGAAATATACGTAGTTGAAGAAGGAGaaacacttcaaacaatatCGGACAAGTGTGACGACATTTTTATATTGGAAGAGAATACTCAGATCAATGATGCTGATGATGTTTACCCTGGCCTTGTTCTCAAGATTACATCTAGGAAGCTTAGACTAACATTAATCGACTAA